One Opisthocomus hoazin isolate bOpiHoa1 chromosome 25, bOpiHoa1.hap1, whole genome shotgun sequence DNA window includes the following coding sequences:
- the GPR37L1 gene encoding G-protein coupled receptor 37-like 1 — protein sequence MPSPPPLLLLLLLLLAPGAAGMRGGAGEGSPHRGRGAEAGGTLPGVSPDSPGVTATKERLRRGTDGDSKSVQQYVPGVRVEFPRPLNPASLQPTKALLPSSTDPSEQQPGVPTDGEGAEPRANLTTASDRRLQIQNPLYPVTENSYSAYAVMFLSLIVFAVGIIGNLSVMCIVWHNYYMKSAWNSILASLAFWDFLILFFCLPVVIFNEITKKRLLGDMSCRIVPFMEVSSLGVTTFSLCALGIDRFHAATSPQASARPIEQCQSIIAKLAVIWVGSMTLSVPEILLWQVAQDTSPVSGVVTEYCTMKPSSNLPESIYSLVLTYQNARMWWYFGCYFCLPILFTVSCQLVTRRISGTEKKTECRGTKHSQCESHLNCTIIGLTVIYGLCTTPENVCNIVVAYMSPDMSKQTLDLLNLINQFFLFFKCSVTPVLLLCLCRPLGQAFMDCCCCCCEGCSPDAASSEGSADSKLKTEMSSSIFFDKPRESPPPLLALGTPC from the exons ATGCCTTCTCCACCGCcacttctgctcctgctgctgctgctgctggcgccgggggctgcggggatgcgcggcggggccggggaagGCAGCCCCCACCGCGGCCGGGGCGCAGAGGCGGGGGGGACGCTGCCGGGGGTGTCACCGGACAGTCCGGGGGTGACGGCGACGAAGGAGCGGCTGCGCCGGGGGACGGACGGGGACTCCAAGTCGGTGCAGCAGTACGTGCCGGGAGTGCGGGTGGAGTTCCCGCGGCCCCTCAACCCCGCCAGCCTGCAGCCCACCAAGGCCCTGCTGCCGTCCAGCACGGACCCGTCTGAGCAGCAACCAGGGGTCCCCACGgacggggagggggcagagccccGAGCCAACCTCACCACCGCGTCCGACAGACGGCTGCAAATCCAGAACCCCCTGTACCCAGTGACGGAGAACTCCTACAGCGCCTACGCCGTGATGTTCCTGTCCCTCATCGTCTTCGCAGTGGGCATCATTGGAAACCTCTCCGTGATGTGCATTGTGTGGCACAACTACTACATGAAGAGCGCCTGGAACTCCATCCTGGCCAGCCTGGCTTTCTGGGACTTCCTCAtcctcttcttctgcctgcctgtgGTCATCTTCAACGAGATCACCAAGAAGAGGCTGCTGGGGGACATGTCCTGTCGCATCGTGCCCTTCATGGAG gtgTCGTCGCTGGGAGTCACCACCTTCAGCCTCTGCGCCCTGGGCATCGACCGGTTCCACGCGGCCACCAGCCCCCAGGCCAGCGCCCGGCCCATCGAGCAGTGCCAGTCCATCATCGCCAAGCTGGCCGTCATCTGGGTGGGCTCCATGACGCTGTCGGTGCCGGAGATCCTGCTCTGGCAGGTGGCACAGGACACATCGCCCGTGTCCGGCGTGGTGACGGAGTACTGCACCATGAAGCCCTCATCCAACCTGCCCGAGTCGATCTACTCGCTGGTGCTCACCTACCAAAACGCTCGGATGTGGTGGTACTTCGGCTGCTACTTCTGCTTGCCCATCCTCTTCACCGTGAGCTGCCAGCTGGTGACCCGGAGGATCAGCGGCACCGAGAAGAAGACCGAGTGCCGAGGGACCAAGCACAGCCAGTGCGAAAGCCACTTGAACTGCACCATCATCGGGCTGACCGTCATCTACGGGCTCTGCACCACCCCTGAGAACGTCTGCAACATCGTGGTGGCCTACATGTCCCCTGACATGTCCAAGCAGACCTTGGACCTGCTCAACCTCATCAAccagttcttcctcttcttcaagTGCTCGGTGACGCCCgtcctgctcctgtgcctctgcagaCCCCTGGGCCAGGCCTTCatggactgctgctgctgctgctgcgaggGCTGCAGCCCCGACGCTGCCTCCAGCGAGGGCAGCGCCGACAGCAAGCTCAAAACGGAGATGTCCTCCTCCATCTTCTTCGACAAGCCCCGGGagtcccctccacccctcctgGCCCTTGGCACGCCTTGCTAA